The genomic stretch CGGTTTCCGGGGAGTATCAGTCCAAGTTGACCCTCATGAGCGAAAGTTTGCGAAATGATGGTCGGGTCTGGGTACCGAAAAAAAGAGGGGATAAACGCCCACCTAACCAAATCCCCGAAGAAGAACGAGATTATTTTCTGGAAAGAAAATATCCCAGCTTTGGTAACCTGGTCCCACGGGATGTAGCTTCTCGTAGCATCAAGGCCGTATGCGACGAAGGTCGTGGCGTTGGAGAGACGGGCCTTGCGGTTTATTTGGATTTTGCCGATGCGATTAAGCGGCTGGGCCTGGAAGTCATTAAAGATAAATACGGTAACCTCTTCGAAATGTATCAGCGGATTACCAACGAAAACCCCTATGAAGTCCCCATGCGTATCTATCCTGCAGTTCACTATACCATGGGCGGTTTATGGGTCGATTACAATTTGATGAGCACGATTCCGGGTCTATTTGTATTGGGAGAGGCAAACTTCTCCGATCATGGTGCTAACCGCCTGGGAGCCAGTGCTCTGATGCAGGGTCTCGCAGATGGGTATTTTATCATTCCCTACACCCTGGGAGATTATCTGGCCGGTACTGAACTACCCAAGATCAGTACAGATCATCCAGCCTTTAAGGAAGCAGAAGCACAGGTTAAGAATCAGGTATCTCGACTTCTCTCTATTAAAGGTAAAAAGACTGTGCTCGAATTCCACCGGGAGCTTGGAAAAATTATGTGGGACTACGTAGGTATGTCCCGAAACGAAGCCGGTCTCAAGCATGCCCTGGAAGTCATTCCCAAGCTCCGTGAAGAATTTTGGCAAAACGTGCTGATTCCGGGTGATTCGGATAGCTTAAACAAAAACCTGGAATTTGCTGGGCGGGTGGCCGACTTCTTAGAATTGGGTGAGCTGATGGCCTTGGATGCTTTGCATCGTAAAGAATCCTGTGGGAGCCATTTCCGTGAAGAATATCAGACCAAAGACGGAGAAGCCTTACGGGACGATGAAAATTTCATGTACGTAGCTGCGTGGGAATACACAGGTCCAGATAAAGCCCCGCAGCTTCACAAAGAACCTCTGGTATTTGAGAATGTGAAGGTTAGTCAACGAAGTTACAAGTAGATAAATTCTCTCGCTCCAGTTTTTAAACACGAAGAACCACGAAGATCACGAAGATTCCAGCTATATACAACCTCTTCCCTGTGAAAAGGTTGCCCAAAGGTCAGGCGACCCCTCTAAAGGGTCAACGGTATTAAGCTCAGGAGGGGAGTCCCTGTCGAAGATATCTTCCTGCTTCTCAGGGAAGGGAGATCCTGGTGTTCCCCTCTGCGATAGTCTGGGAAGTCAGGATCAGATAACAGGGCTCCTATCCGTTAGGGGGGGACCCTGACCGGGAGATGATAGAAAATCTCCTTCGTGCTCTTTGGGATCTTTGTGGTTTCTATTTCTTTACATGCAAAGGAAGATGACATTCAATTTGCTTGTCTGGCGCCAGGCGAATGCCGAAAGCCCCGGTAAGTTGGTTCCTTATACCGCCAGAGATATTTCTCCGGATATGTCTTTTCTTGAAATGCTGGATGTAGTCAACGAAGATCTCCTGAAGCGAGGGGAAGATCCCATTGAATTCGACAGCGATTGTCGAGAAGGAATTTGCGGCTCGTGTGGAATGGTGATTAACGGAATTGCCCATGGCCCTCTCCGGGCTACTGCAGCCTGTCAACTTCATATGCGGCATTTTAAAGATGGAGATACCATCACCATTGAACCTTTCCGGGCGAGTGCCTTTCCCATTATAAAGGATCTGGTGGTCAATCGAAGCGCCTTTGATCGAATTATGGCTGCAGGAGGTTATATCTCAGTTAACGTAGGCGGCGCCCCCGATGCCAATACTATTTTGGTTCCCAAAGAAAATGCCGATCAGGCCATGGATTCGGCTTCATGTATTGCCTGTGGGGCCTGTGTGGCAGCCTGTCCCAATGCATCGGCCGCACTATTTACGGCGGCTAAAATAACCCATCTCGCCCTTTTACCTCAAGGTCATCCGGAAAGAAAGCGGCGGGTAATACGCATGGTTCAACAAATGGACGCCGAAGGTTTTGGCGATTGCTCAAATTATGCCGAATGCGAAGCGGTATGCCCAAAATCTATTTCGATTTCCAACATTGCAAAAATGCGACGAGAATATCTCAAAGCGATCCTGGACTTATCAAAATAAATAGGGAACCGGTTCCATAAAAAATTATGAACCAAACTTCTTCCATCTCAGCTTATGATCTTTACCAACGGCAGCGTGTGACGGTGTTGAACACCCAGATGGCTTATATTGATACCGGCCAGGGGGCCCCCATTGTTTTCCTGCATGGAAATCCGACGTACTCCTATCTGTGGCGGAATGTAATCCCCTATGTGGAGGAGCGAGGTCGTTGCCTTGCTCCGGATCTGGTTGGGATGGGAGATTCCGGTAAGGCTCCGGACGGTTCTTATCGTTTTGTCGATCATGCCCGTTATCTGGATGCCTGGTTCCAGGCGCTGGACCTTCGGGAGAAGGTTATCCTGGTAGGACATGACTGGGGGGGAGCCCTTGCCTTCTATTGGGCCTACCGATATCCGGAACGGGTCAGAGCGATAGTTTATATGGAAACAATTGTAAGACCTCTGACCTGGAGCGAATGGCCGGAGGTAGCCCGTAATATCTTTAAAGGTTTGCGATCCTCCGCCGGTGAAGAAATGATTCTCCAGAAG from Candidatus Limnocylindrales bacterium encodes the following:
- a CDS encoding fumarate reductase/succinate dehydrogenase flavoprotein subunit produces the protein MTLDARIPSGPIQEKWDRRKFEVKLVNPANKRKYTLLVVGTGLAGASAAASLAELGYNVKSFFFHDSPRRAHSIAAQGGINAAKNYRNDGDSVWRLFYDTIKGGDYRSREANVYRLAQLSCNIIDQCVAQGVPFAREYGGLLDTRSFGGAQVSRTFYARGQTGQQLLLGAYGALMRQVDAGRVTLYPRREMLDLVVINGKARGIVARNLITGDIESYVGDAVVLATGGYGNIYYLSTNAKNSNATAIWRCYKRGAFFANPCFTQIHPTCIPVSGEYQSKLTLMSESLRNDGRVWVPKKRGDKRPPNQIPEEERDYFLERKYPSFGNLVPRDVASRSIKAVCDEGRGVGETGLAVYLDFADAIKRLGLEVIKDKYGNLFEMYQRITNENPYEVPMRIYPAVHYTMGGLWVDYNLMSTIPGLFVLGEANFSDHGANRLGASALMQGLADGYFIIPYTLGDYLAGTELPKISTDHPAFKEAEAQVKNQVSRLLSIKGKKTVLEFHRELGKIMWDYVGMSRNEAGLKHALEVIPKLREEFWQNVLIPGDSDSLNKNLEFAGRVADFLELGELMALDALHRKESCGSHFREEYQTKDGEALRDDENFMYVAAWEYTGPDKAPQLHKEPLVFENVKVSQRSYK
- a CDS encoding haloalkane dehalogenase, coding for MNQTSSISAYDLYQRQRVTVLNTQMAYIDTGQGAPIVFLHGNPTYSYLWRNVIPYVEERGRCLAPDLVGMGDSGKAPDGSYRFVDHARYLDAWFQALDLREKVILVGHDWGGALAFYWAYRYPERVRAIVYMETIVRPLTWSEWPEVARNIFKGLRSSAGEEMILQKNLFIERILPASILRQLTEEEMNAYRRPYLEPGESRRPMLTWPREIPLDGEPEEVTRIVNHYATWLATSKIPKLFINAEPGSILVGAQREFCRTWPNQQEITVKGIHFIQEDSPAEIGQIIAAFMALT
- a CDS encoding succinate dehydrogenase/fumarate reductase iron-sulfur subunit, with the translated sequence MTFNLLVWRQANAESPGKLVPYTARDISPDMSFLEMLDVVNEDLLKRGEDPIEFDSDCREGICGSCGMVINGIAHGPLRATAACQLHMRHFKDGDTITIEPFRASAFPIIKDLVVNRSAFDRIMAAGGYISVNVGGAPDANTILVPKENADQAMDSASCIACGACVAACPNASAALFTAAKITHLALLPQGHPERKRRVIRMVQQMDAEGFGDCSNYAECEAVCPKSISISNIAKMRREYLKAILDLSK